Part of the Helicobacter bilis genome is shown below.
TGACACTTGCGCCATTTGGCGTGTTAATCGTTAGTCTTGGTATGCGTGATTATGAGGGGGCAGCTCAACTTGCCGCTGGTTCTCTTGCCACACAAGGCACAATAGAGCTTATCAAAAGGGGGTTTGAATACGCTCATCTCAATGGCACAAGCATAGATTTTGCAAAACGACCTTGCTGTGATGACTATAAAGGTATGCCTAGCGGACATGCTGGTGGTGCGTTTAGTGCTGCTGGTTTTGTGTATTATCGCTATGGTTGGAAACCTGCATTGCCACTTATAGGGCTTGGCGTGGTTACCGCAGCATCTCGCGTATATGCTAAAAAACACACGATTTGGCAAGTCGCAATCGGCAGTGCAATCGCGTGGGGCTGGGCGTATGTCTTTACTACGCGATATAATCCGCAAACAAGATTTATCGTAACGCCTGAAATTAGTGCCGATAGCTTTGGTAGCTTTTATGGTGTTAATATGCATTATCGGTGGTAAGTTTTGTCATAGAATCAATGAGAATGTTTAGTTTCTTATCTGTTTTTTACGCATTGAGTTCTTCGTGATTAATAGGTTTATAAGCATAAAAGACTATTGCAAATTGAAATATTAACCCATATGGAATTCAAATCCATTGTTGCATGAAACCCGAATGTTACAATACCAAAGAGATAAATTTGAGAACTAAAAGTGTAATCTTAAAAATCGTAATACAAGGGTTTTGTGCCTACTACTTTATAATCTTTATTACTCTTTTGTATTGACTACAATGTCGTAGTTTTTGTTAAAATAACTTAGCCAGTCTGTTACACTCATGCTTTTAAAGACTTTCAGTGGTTGAAAATTTGGTGGATTTTTAAGTGTGAGTTGAATGTCTAGTTCTTTTGATTTGTTCTGCATAATATCACTTACGCCTTGTATGAGAGTTTGACTATTTGTGCCTATATATGATGCAAGGAAAGGCGTGCCGATGAGTTTCATAAGGCTTAGATTTGCTTCAAATTGTGTTTCTAAGGTCTTTTTTTGCTCTGAAGTAAGCTTATCATTGGCTGCTAGAAAATCCTTAAATGATTGTTTTGGCTGAATGTTAAACTTTAATGAAAGCAGTTCGTGTGGGATATTTTGAGCTTGCAGTTCCTCTTTATTAGAATCCCCATTCATAGCCATTGCTATGTCATATAGAATCCCAATTATATGTGTGCGTTCCGCATTTGGTGTGAAAACATTTACAGATTCTATATTGGTGCTAAACATTTGTGATATGAGATTACATTGTGTGTTTGCTGTGATTGTATGCGATGTGCCTTCACCAGTCTTGTAGAGATAGTCTTGCTCGCATTCTAGTTTATTTGGCAGTAACGAGTCGGCACTATGATTAAAAAATGCAATGAGTGGCTCTCTTGTAGAATCTCCAAAAAATTTATTCATAGTTGGGTATTCTATATCTGTTTTTACCTTAAATGAAAGATGATTTTTACTCTTTATATCCTCGCTACTCAATGTAAAATTGTGAAGTCGTATGCTCTCATGTATATCATGGTGTGAGGTTGTAAAGTCGTCCATATAAATGGTTATCTTTTCGGATTTGCACTTATAATCCATAAGTCCGCTACATTTAAATGGTGTATAATCAAAGCTTTGAATGCCATATTGGCTACTTTGGGCTTCTTTTACCTGAATGCGCGCAAACTCCATACCTTGATTAAGGCGACTTTCTACTTCCTGCAACATTTTCCTTGATGCAAAATAAAGCACTATAAGCAATATCGCAATGATGACCGCGCCAAAAAGCACAATCTTTCGTGCAAGTCTATTCATAATAAATTCCTTTGACAACAGATATTGTAGCTATGTATGCCATTTGAAAAATTAATCGAGCATTCTAGCATAACTTTTATAATCTGTGAAATACGCATACTTTTAATTTTTTAGTTGAAGCTATCAATGTAAAAAGTGTTACTTTTGTGATCGTTTATAAAAATCATTTGTTGCTTTTACAAAGCCATCGATACTGCCGCAATCATAGCGGATTCCCTTGAATTTATAGCCGATAACTCTGCCTAACTTTGCTTGCTCTAAGAGTGCATCTGTAATTTGCAATTCACCATTAATGCCGGGCTTTGTCATACGCAAAATATTGAAAATATCAGGCGTTAAGATATACCTGCCAATAATTGCTAGATTGCTTGGGGCTTTTTCAACGCTAGGCTTTTCAATCATGGATTTTACCTTATAGATTCCATCTTCTAGCATATCAGCTTCGATAATGCCGTATTTATGGACTTCATTAGAATCTACTTCTTCGATAGCTACGACAGAACAGCGATATTTTTCATAGATTCTCATCATTTGAGTAAGCACCCCCTCACTCTCGCTATAACATAAATCATCAGCTAAAATCACTGCAAATGGATTCTTACCCACAAGTGTTTCGCCTGTAAGTATCGCATGTCCCAAACCTCGCATTTCCTTTTGCCGTGTGTAACTAAAAGTAGCAGTTTCCATAATGTTTCGTATCTCGCTTAGCAAAGTCTCTTTTGAAGTATCCTTTATTTGATGCTCTAACTCATAGCTAATGTCAAAATGGTCCTCAATACTTCTTTTACCACGCCCTGTAACAATCGCCATTGTCCTGCAGCCTGCATCAAGGGCTTCCTCTACGCCATATTGAATGAGTGGTTTGGTAAGAATAGGTAGCATTTCCTTTGGCATTGCCTTTGTCGCAGGTAAGAATCTCGTGCCATAACCTGCCGCGGGGAATAAACAAGTCTCTATCATTTCTATCCTTTTATAGTTTTATTCACAAAGTCTAATTATACAAAAAATAATGTGAATTACATTTTTGACTTCACAAGATTCTATGCCCTCTTTGCTATAAAACACTTAAAATCAAGGCTCAAGTAGCCATTTTGCCACATTATCCTTGCTACCATGTTTTAAGTATTTGCGTAGTGTAGAAGTGCCTTCAAAATATCTCTCATACTCAAAGTTTTCATAAGCTTTCAGCATATTTTTCGCATTACAATCATTTTGTAAAAGCTCTTCATGTAAATAGTCATCACCAAGCCCAGCTTTTTTAATATCCTTGCCATTTTCTTTAAGCATAGCTTGATAGATAATATTTGCTAGTCCAACAAAATTTAGCTTTACAAACATTCTTGCGATAAAGTAGTCAATCCATTTTGCACGATAGACAAGCACAAATGGAATCTGCATAAGACTTGCCTCAAGTGTCGCAGTCCCCGCACACACAAAGGCAAAAGACGCATTACTTAAGCCCTCTTGCGTATTATATACAATATGAAACATGTCGATATTGCCATATATCTCCATCATTTTTGTACCGCGGAATTTCTCTGGGATAATAAGCCTTAAGATCGCATTTTCATGCTTTTCTAAAAGCTTTTTAGCTAAGATTCTATAATCATTCATCAGCTTTTTTATCTCACTTTTGCGACTACCGGGCATAAATACAAAGATATTAGAATCTTTATTATAAAACTGCTTGGATTCTGTATAAATATCAAGTAGCGGATGTCCTACATATCGTGCTTTTTTTTCATAATAGTGCAGCTCAAAGGGCCAGATACACGCAAGTTTATCAAATAGCCTCTCAATCTCTTTTGCACGCCATTCTTTCCACGCCCACACTTGCGGCAATATATAATACATAATAGGAATATTTGGATTTTTCTCTCGTATCTTTTTCGCAAGTCTTAGATGAAATGATGAGCTATCCATTAAGAGAATCTTATCGCATGTAAGGGCTGCTTCACTAAGAATTTGCATAGCCTCTTTAAAGAATAGAATCTTTTTTGCCACATCGCTAAAACCCATAATGGCAAACTCACTAGGGCTTAAAACTTGCCGTCCTATCTCACTTTCACATACACCAATGAGTGTGCAAGATTCTGGCAAAACTTTCGCGAGATTTCTTAAGTGTAGATTAGAGCTTGGCTCAAGCGCACTGACAAAGATTTTAAGTTCTTTTGTGCTAGATTTAGTAATTAAATCTTTATTTGTTGTAATATTTTGCATTTTTATCCTTATTGTATTTTATTATGATTTAAGATTCTATATTGTTTTATTAAATCGTCT
Proteins encoded:
- a CDS encoding phosphatase PAP2 family protein, whose amino-acid sequence is MSISKTYKKILCICLLIFTQNMQARDEFEKLGDILTLAPFGVLIVSLGMRDYEGAAQLAAGSLATQGTIELIKRGFEYAHLNGTSIDFAKRPCCDDYKGMPSGHAGGAFSAAGFVYYRYGWKPALPLIGLGVVTAASRVYAKKHTIWQVAIGSAIAWGWAYVFTTRYNPQTRFIVTPEISADSFGSFYGVNMHYRW
- the galU gene encoding UTP--glucose-1-phosphate uridylyltransferase GalU translates to MIETCLFPAAGYGTRFLPATKAMPKEMLPILTKPLIQYGVEEALDAGCRTMAIVTGRGKRSIEDHFDISYELEHQIKDTSKETLLSEIRNIMETATFSYTRQKEMRGLGHAILTGETLVGKNPFAVILADDLCYSESEGVLTQMMRIYEKYRCSVVAIEEVDSNEVHKYGIIEADMLEDGIYKVKSMIEKPSVEKAPSNLAIIGRYILTPDIFNILRMTKPGINGELQITDALLEQAKLGRVIGYKFKGIRYDCGSIDGFVKATNDFYKRSQK
- the lpxB gene encoding lipid-A-disaccharide synthase yields the protein MQNITTNKDLITKSSTKELKIFVSALEPSSNLHLRNLAKVLPESCTLIGVCESEIGRQVLSPSEFAIMGFSDVAKKILFFKEAMQILSEAALTCDKILLMDSSSFHLRLAKKIREKNPNIPIMYYILPQVWAWKEWRAKEIERLFDKLACIWPFELHYYEKKARYVGHPLLDIYTESKQFYNKDSNIFVFMPGSRKSEIKKLMNDYRILAKKLLEKHENAILRLIIPEKFRGTKMMEIYGNIDMFHIVYNTQEGLSNASFAFVCAGTATLEASLMQIPFVLVYRAKWIDYFIARMFVKLNFVGLANIIYQAMLKENGKDIKKAGLGDDYLHEELLQNDCNAKNMLKAYENFEYERYFEGTSTLRKYLKHGSKDNVAKWLLEP